The following are encoded in a window of Carya illinoinensis cultivar Pawnee chromosome 15, C.illinoinensisPawnee_v1, whole genome shotgun sequence genomic DNA:
- the LOC122295967 gene encoding pentatricopeptide repeat-containing protein At4g38010-like, which yields MNKIMLSRKCLLDFVHRCNNVRSFMQIHAQLLTSGFICDQLVVNRVAEFFGKFADFGEYGCDLLKQIDWSISSFPFNLMISGYAGSDTPRAAVLVYRRMMRNGFMPDMYTFPVVLKSCAKFLGIGEGRQVHGVVVKMGVLSDLVVQNSLVHFYGGFGDFRVASMVFDDMHVRDVVSWSCLISGYVRAGLFDEAIALFLRMDVKPNIATLVSMLVACGRMRHLSLGKEIHGLIVRCVRVDLVVGNAIMDMYVKCECLCEAKQIFDELPEIDIVSWTTMISGLVQCKRPKESLQRFHKMLALGIEPDRLILTSVLSACASLGALDYGRWIDGYIDFRDIKWDTHIGTTMIDMYAKCGCVEMALWTFNEMPFKNVYTWNALLGGLAMHGHGREALKHFEEMIKSGMRPNEVTFLAILTACCHSGLVDEGRRCFHQMISQQHNLSPRLEHYGCMVDMLCRAQLLDEARELIKTMPMPPDVLIWGALLSGCKASGAVELSQEILDSLLELESQDSGVYVLLSNIHATDQRWPEVSRIRRLMKEKGIKKAPGSSVIEVDGKVHEFFAGEASHPQNEDLHYFLNILSSNLYLEGHFSDPF from the coding sequence ATGAACAAGATCATGCTTTCTCGGAAATGTCTTTTAGACTTCGTACATAGGTGCAACAATGTGAGGTCCTTCATGCAAATCCATGCACAATTATTAACATCCGGTTTCATTTGTGATCAGTTGGTTGTTAACAGAGTTGCAGAGTTCTTCGGAAAATTTGCAGATTTTGGTGAATATGGTTGTGATCTTTTAAAGCAAATTGATTGGAGCATAAGTTCATTCCCATTTAATTTGATGATATCAGGCTATGCTGGCAGTGACACCCCGAGGGCGGCAGTTCTGGTCTATAGACGGATGATGAGAAATGGATTTATGCCTGACATGTACACTTTTCCTGTGGTTCTGAAATCTTGTGCTAAGTTTTTGGGGATTGGGGAGGGTAGACAGGTTCATGGGGTGGTTGTAAAAATGGGGGTTTTGAGCGATCTAGTTGTGCAAAACTCGCTTGTCCATTTCTACGGTGGCTTTGGTGATTTTCGTGTTGCCAGTATGGTGTTTGATGACATGCATGTGAGAGATGTGGTGTCTTGGAGTTGCTTGATATCTGGGTATGTGAGGGCAGGGTTATTTGATGAGGCCATAGCTTTATTTTTGCGGATGGATGTGAAACCAAATATAGCAACGTTGGTCAGCATGCTTGTGGCTTGTGGCCGAATGAGGCATTTGAGCTTGGGGAAGGAAATTCATGGATTGATAGTTAGATGTGTAAGGGTGGATTTGGTGGTAGGCAATGCCATCATGGATATGTACGTCAAGTGTGAGTGTTTGTGTGAGGCAAAGCAGATCTTTGATGAGCTCCCCGAGATAGATATTGTATCATGGACTACTATGATTAGTGGCTTGGTGCAATGTAAACGTCCCAAAGAATCATTACAAAGGTTTCACAAAATGCTTGCATTGGGCATTGAACCTGATAGGCTTATCTTGACTAGTGTGCTGTCAGCTTGTGCCAGTCTCGGGGCTCTTGATTATGGCAGATGGATCGATGGGTATATTGATTTTAGAGACATCAAATGGGATACTCATATTGGAACAACTATGATCGACATGTATGCAAAGTGTGGCTGTGTAGAGATGGCATTATGGACTTTCAATGAGATGCCTTTTAAAAATGTCTATACGTGGAATGCCTTGCTTGGTGGTTTAGCAATGCATGGACATGGCCGTGAGGCGCTCAAACATTTTGAAGAAATGATTAAATCTGGTATGAGGCCAAATGAGGTGACATTTCTAGCCATTTTGACTGCTTGTTGCCATTCTGGCTTGGTTGATGAAGGTCGCAGGTGCTTTCATCAAATGATAAGTCAACAACATAATCTTTCTCCAAGGTTAGAACACTATGGATGCATGGTTGATATGCTCTGCAGGGCTCAACTCCTGGATGAAGCTCGGGAGCTGATAAAAACTATGCCCATGCCACCTGATGTGCTGATATGGGGAGCTCTTCTTAGTGGTTGCAAGGCCAGTGGGGCTGTTGAACTCTCTCAAGAAATATTAGACAGCCTCCTGGAACTGGAGTCTCAAGATAGTGGGGTATACGTGCTTCTTTCCAACATACATGCTACTGATCAAAGATGGCCTGAAGTATCGAGAATACGGAGGTTGATGAAGGAGAAGGGTATAAAAAAAGCCCCTGGATCAAGTGTTATAGAGGTGGATGGTAAGGTTCATGAATTCTTTGCTGGAGAGGCTAGCCACCCTCAAAATGAGgatcttcattattttttaaatatccttTCAAGTAATCTCTATCTTGAAGGGCATTTTTCAGACCCATTCTAG